In Penaeus monodon isolate SGIC_2016 chromosome 41, NSTDA_Pmon_1, whole genome shotgun sequence, a single genomic region encodes these proteins:
- the LOC119598335 gene encoding uncharacterized protein LOC119598335 produces the protein MALCRGGGTSCFLLLLLCLLPVLAQDLGRPDDDPRGIQYGSDNRWRNVLQLNSPRMRNRYNHPTHMILAPRTLRPGAVYRCVVSVLYLDHPVDVRASLQKDGVEIASAKQDIIKGYPETLLLQIIFVSEANAILVLS, from the exons ATGGCGCTGTGTCGGGGTGGAGGAACGTcctgcttccttctccttctgctgtGCCTCCTTCCCGTCCTCGCACAGGATCTCGGGAGGCCTGATGATGACCCCAGAGGCATACAGTATGGCTCAGATAACAGGTGGAGGAACGTGTTGCAACTTAATAGTCCGCGAATGAGGAATCGGTACAACCACCC AACGCACATGATCTTGGCTCCCCGCACGCTGCGTCCAGGAGCTGTCTATCGCTGTGTTGTGTCTGTCCTGTACCTAGATCATCCTGTTGACGTACGTGCATCCCTGCAGAAGGATGGCGTGGAAATCGCATCGGCCAAACAGGATATCATTAAGGGATATCCAGAGACTTTACTCTTACAG ATTATTTTTGTATCTGAAGCTAATGCCATACTGGTCCTGTCATAA
- the LOC119598336 gene encoding uncharacterized protein LOC119598336 — MACDMRGNIHSAEVSSFAPPTASGRRGTLTCKAVKLSVTNTWTLVTSPLPPPHCRMTPEQCRKHSWICNLGGQPKAELNKRNLRQYVSRRRWHTAVHTVTALRRMGANLSERREPTNQEFTKTKSSTELCGLEKEFLSSSGFSHSRSANELQSLESPTIEAPSRLAPVAEKETEGSPLSLGNSERRQKTQPRSGCKNSKAINNKDPPTVQPSQEQKKREVLYIEAEEALRRMAGQIPSSETSNSVCSDDHRQTKQGRNESPQSKDAPTSIKQRREKPPSQPVPRRPTSVTSSTRVLPVLELARRRSSGMTIQYPSTISKPRLEAVEQAKVGPRSLVDQLLGQFKGMQSFSFAELRTTKGTATLASAVVSKPVFQFRKGRPINSGAVLEIAKKFMGFE; from the exons ATGGCTTGTGACATGAGAGGAAATATTCATAGTGCGGAAGTTTCGTCGTTTGCGCCACCTACGGCCAGTGGTCGCCGTGGGACTCTGACTTGTAAAGCGGTAAAGTTGAGCGTCACAAATACATGGACACTAGTtacatcaccactaccaccaccaca CTGTCGCATGACACCCGAGCAGTGCCGCAAACACAGCTGGATCTGCAACCTCGGGGGGCAGCCGAAGGCCGAGCTCAACAAGAGGAACCTGCGGCAGTATGTGAGTCGAAGACGGTGGCACACCGCTGTTCATACGGTCACCGCTCTCCGACGCATGGGGGCAAACCTATCTGAGAGGAGGGAACCCACCAACCAAGAGTTTACCAAGACGAAGAGCAGCACAGAACTATGTGGTCTAGAGAAAGAGTTCCTTTCGTCCTCGGGTTTTAGCCATTCCAGGAGTGCCAACGAATTGCAGAGTCTGGAATCGCCGACGATAGAAGCTCCATCGCGCCTCGCCCCGGTGGCTGAGAAGGAGACTGAGGGCTCACCTCTCAGTTTGGGAAATTCAGAAAGGCGGCAGAAGACTCAACCAAGATCAGGTTGTAAAAATTCCAAAGCCATTAATAACAAAGATCCAccaactgtacagccaagccaagagcaaaagaaaagagaagtgcTTTACATAGAAGCAGAGGAGGCATTGCGGCGAATGGCAGGTCAGATTCCATCATCAGAGACGTCTAACTCGGTCTGTTCGGATGACCACAGGCAAACGAAGCAGGGAAGGAACGAATCTCCCCAGTCCAAAGACGCTCCCACATCCATCAAACAGCGTCGTGAAAAACCGCCCTCACAGCCTGTCCCACGTAGGCCCACGTCAGTCACATCCTCAACTCGCGTCCTGCCGGTGTTGGAGCTGGCCCGAAGGAGGTCCTCCGGCATGACCATCCAGTATCCGTCGACCATCAGCAAGCCACGCCTGGAAGCGGTCGAACAAGCGAAGGTCGGACCGCGATCGCTCGTCGACCAGTTGCTGGGGCAGTTCAAGGGGATGCAGTCGTTCTCCTTCGCCGAACTGAGGACAACCAAGGGCACGGCCACCCTAGCGAGCGCCGTGGTCAGCAAGCCAGTCTTCCAGTTCCGCAAGGGCCGTCCCATCAACAGCGGCGCCGTGCTGGAGATCGCCAAGAAGTTCATGGGCTTCGAGTGA